In one Trichosurus vulpecula isolate mTriVul1 chromosome 8, mTriVul1.pri, whole genome shotgun sequence genomic region, the following are encoded:
- the LOC118830266 gene encoding 60S ribosomal protein L23a-like, with protein sequence MAPKVKEEVVVPLKTEAKSKALKAKKAVLKGVHSHKKKRIRTSPTFRQPKILRLRRQLKYPWKSAPQRNKLDHHAIIKFPLTTESAMKKTEDNNTLVLIVDVKANKHQIKQAVKLYDINVAKVNTLIRPDGEKKAYVRLAPDYDA encoded by the coding sequence ATGGCGCCGAAGGTGAAGGAGGAAGTTGTTGTCCCCCTCAAGACagaagccaagtccaaggccttgaaggccaagaaggcggtgttgaagggtgtccacagccacaaaaagaagaggatccgaacatcccccacctttcgGCAACCCAAGATACTAAGACTTCGAAGGCAGCTCAAATACCCTTGGAAAAGTGCCCCTCAGAGAAACAAGCTGGATCAccatgccatcattaagttccccttgaccactgagtctgctatgaagaagactgaggacaacaacaccctagtcttAATTGTGGACGTCaaagccaacaagcatcagataaaGCAGGCAGTAAAGCTGTATGACATCaatgtggccaaggtcaacacactgatccggcctgatggggaaaaaaaagcctatgtccgacttgctccagactacgatgcttaa